Proteins encoded together in one Rhizobium bangladeshense window:
- the hmgA gene encoding homogentisate 1,2-dioxygenase, giving the protein MDQTSIQAADAEATTASTLKYMPGFGNDFETESLPGALPQGQNSPQKCNYGLYAEQLSGSPFTAPRGTNERSWLYRIRPSVRHTRRFSNVSYPLWKTAPCLDEHSLPLGQLRWDPIPAPEEKLTFLEGVRTMTTAGDAVTQVGMSAHAYVFNEDMVDDYFFNADGELLIVPQLGAIRVFTEMGIMDVEPLEICLVPRGMMFKITTVGEQAVWRGYICENYGAKFTLPDRGPIGANCLANPRDFKTPVAAFEDKEKTCRVHVKWCGKFYVTEIGHSPLDVVAWHGNYAPYKYDLRTFSPVGAISFDHPDPSIFSVLTAPTEDAGTANVDFVIFPPRWLVAEHTFRPPWYHRNIMSEFMGLIHGQYDAKEEGFVPGGISLHNMMLPHGPDALAFEKASNAELKAVKLDHTMAFMFETRYPQQLTKYAAELETLQDDYLECWDGLERKFDGTPGIK; this is encoded by the coding sequence ATGGACCAGACATCGATCCAGGCTGCCGACGCGGAAGCGACGACGGCAAGCACACTGAAATATATGCCGGGCTTCGGCAACGATTTCGAGACGGAGTCGCTGCCCGGCGCCTTGCCGCAGGGCCAGAACAGCCCGCAGAAATGCAATTACGGTCTTTATGCCGAACAGCTTTCCGGCTCGCCCTTCACCGCGCCGCGCGGCACGAATGAAAGATCCTGGCTATATCGCATTCGCCCTAGCGTGCGTCACACCCGCCGCTTCTCGAACGTCTCCTATCCGCTCTGGAAAACCGCGCCCTGCCTGGACGAACATTCGCTGCCTCTCGGCCAGCTTCGCTGGGATCCCATCCCCGCGCCTGAGGAGAAGCTGACCTTCCTGGAAGGAGTGCGGACGATGACCACGGCAGGCGATGCCGTGACTCAGGTCGGCATGTCGGCGCATGCCTATGTTTTCAACGAAGACATGGTCGACGATTATTTCTTCAACGCCGACGGCGAACTGCTGATCGTGCCGCAGCTCGGCGCCATCAGAGTGTTCACCGAAATGGGCATCATGGACGTCGAGCCCTTGGAAATATGCCTCGTTCCCCGTGGCATGATGTTCAAGATCACGACAGTCGGCGAGCAGGCGGTTTGGCGCGGCTATATCTGCGAGAACTACGGCGCGAAATTTACGCTGCCGGACCGCGGACCGATCGGCGCCAACTGCCTGGCGAACCCGCGCGACTTCAAGACGCCTGTCGCCGCTTTCGAGGACAAGGAAAAAACCTGCCGCGTCCATGTGAAATGGTGCGGCAAATTCTATGTCACTGAAATCGGCCACTCGCCCCTTGATGTGGTTGCCTGGCACGGCAACTACGCGCCCTACAAGTACGACTTGCGGACGTTTTCGCCGGTTGGCGCCATCAGCTTCGATCATCCCGACCCGTCGATCTTTTCGGTTCTGACTGCGCCTACCGAAGATGCAGGCACGGCGAATGTCGATTTCGTGATCTTTCCGCCGCGGTGGCTGGTCGCCGAGCACACCTTCCGCCCGCCCTGGTACCACCGCAACATCATGAGCGAGTTCATGGGCCTGATCCATGGCCAGTATGACGCCAAGGAGGAGGGCTTCGTGCCAGGGGGGATCAGCTTGCACAACATGATGCTTCCCCACGGACCTGATGCGCTCGCCTTCGAAAAGGCATCCAATGCCGAGCTTAAAGCGGTGAAGCTCGATCACACCATGGCCTTCATGTTCGAGACCCGCTACCCACAGCAGCTGACCAAATATGCAGCCGAGCTCGAAACGCTGCAGGATGATTATCTCGAATGCTGGGACGGATTGGAACGCAAGTTCGACGGGACACCGGGCATCAAGTGA
- a CDS encoding fumarylacetoacetate hydrolase family protein — protein MKLATLKDSTRDGRLVVVSRDLTRCSEVGHIARTLQAALDDWEHVAPRLRLVAEGIETGAQPTMRFHEHDAASPLPRAYQWADGSAYVNHVELVRKARGAEMPASFWTDPLMYQGGSDGFLAPRDPILMEDEAYGIDMEGEVAVITGDVAMGASPEAARRAIRLVMLVNDVSLRGLIPEELAKGFGFFQSKPASAFSPVAVTPDELEEAWDGGKLHLPLLVSLNGRLFGKANAGIDMTFDFGQLLAHAAKTRHLVAGTIIGSGTVSNKLDGGPGKPVEAGGDGYSCIAELRMIEAIESGEAKTPFMKFGDRVRIEMRDHAGHSIFGAIEQTVGKYEGADPR, from the coding sequence ATGAAACTTGCGACTTTGAAGGATTCCACCAGGGACGGCCGCCTCGTCGTCGTGTCCCGCGATCTGACCCGCTGTTCGGAGGTGGGCCACATCGCCCGCACCCTGCAGGCGGCGCTCGATGACTGGGAGCATGTCGCTCCGAGGCTTCGGCTGGTTGCCGAAGGCATCGAGACGGGAGCTCAGCCGACCATGCGGTTTCACGAACATGACGCCGCATCGCCTTTGCCGCGGGCGTATCAATGGGCCGATGGTTCCGCCTACGTCAACCATGTGGAACTGGTGCGTAAGGCGCGCGGAGCCGAGATGCCGGCGAGCTTCTGGACCGATCCACTGATGTATCAAGGCGGTTCGGACGGTTTTCTTGCGCCGCGCGATCCAATCCTGATGGAGGACGAAGCCTATGGGATAGACATGGAAGGAGAGGTTGCCGTCATCACCGGCGACGTCGCCATGGGGGCGAGCCCGGAAGCCGCCCGCCGCGCCATTCGTCTGGTGATGCTCGTCAACGACGTGTCGCTGCGCGGCCTGATCCCGGAGGAGCTGGCCAAGGGGTTTGGCTTCTTCCAGTCCAAGCCGGCCTCTGCATTCTCGCCCGTCGCGGTGACGCCGGACGAGCTCGAAGAGGCGTGGGATGGCGGCAAGCTGCACTTGCCTCTGCTTGTGAGCCTGAACGGCAGACTATTCGGCAAGGCGAATGCCGGCATCGACATGACATTCGATTTCGGCCAACTGCTCGCCCATGCGGCCAAGACCCGCCACCTCGTGGCCGGAACGATTATCGGCTCCGGCACGGTCTCTAACAAGCTCGACGGCGGCCCCGGCAAGCCCGTGGAAGCGGGAGGAGACGGCTATTCCTGCATTGCCGAACTGAGGATGATTGAGGCCATCGAGAGCGGTGAGGCGAAGACGCCCTTCATGAAGTTCGGCGACCGGGTCCGCATCGAGATGAGGGATCATGCCGGCCATTCTATCTTCGGCGCGATCGAGCAGACCGTCGGAAAATACGAGGGAGCCGACCCGCGATGA
- the maiA gene encoding maleylacetoacetate isomerase gives MREVVLYDYWRSSASYRVRIALNLLDIDYRTIPINLLDGAHKAADYLRLNPQGLVPTLVIDGKTLTQSLAIIEYLAELRPEYGLLPSDGLDRQHVRALSYAIAMDIHPICNLHVVSHLKTLTDKAEAREEWMKHFIGDGLRKLEIMLGESYSAFSFGGKPTMADLCLVPQVYNARRWGVDMTTFSRIADIDARCAELPAFQAAHPDRVKP, from the coding sequence ATGAGGGAGGTGGTTCTCTACGACTATTGGAGATCGTCGGCGAGTTACCGCGTCCGAATCGCGCTCAACCTGTTGGATATTGACTATCGGACGATTCCGATCAACCTGCTGGACGGCGCGCATAAGGCGGCGGATTATCTCAGGCTCAACCCGCAGGGCCTCGTGCCGACATTGGTGATTGATGGCAAAACGCTGACGCAGTCGCTGGCGATCATCGAGTATCTCGCCGAGCTTCGGCCGGAATACGGATTGCTGCCGTCGGACGGCCTCGACCGCCAGCATGTGCGTGCGCTTTCATATGCGATCGCCATGGACATCCATCCGATCTGCAACCTGCATGTCGTCTCGCATCTTAAGACGCTGACCGACAAGGCCGAGGCTCGCGAGGAATGGATGAAGCATTTCATCGGCGATGGACTTCGCAAGCTGGAGATCATGCTCGGCGAATCCTATAGCGCGTTCAGCTTTGGCGGCAAGCCAACGATGGCGGACCTCTGTCTCGTTCCCCAAGTCTACAATGCCCGCCGCTGGGGAGTGGATATGACCACTTTCAGTCGCATCGCCGACATCGACGCCAGATGCGCCGAACTCCCCGCCTTCCAGGCAGCGCATCCGGATCGCGTAAAACCGTAG
- a CDS encoding MEKHLA domain-containing protein, translating to MTSTYDNHALDLKNDPDFFSLLTGSYQRIVGRALIEGGQGPDWLYNHAPFVVLAHNTLPDPRFIYANRTAQNCFEYSWDEFILLPSRLSAEQPDRAERQRLLDAVTRDGFVDNGRGLRVAKSRRRFWVDNFTVWQLIDEAGKLLGQAAIFSSWRDE from the coding sequence GTGACTTCTACCTATGACAATCACGCCCTCGACCTGAAGAATGATCCCGATTTCTTCTCTCTTCTTACCGGCAGCTACCAGCGCATCGTCGGCCGCGCTCTTATCGAGGGTGGGCAAGGGCCGGACTGGCTCTACAATCATGCGCCTTTCGTGGTCCTCGCCCACAATACCCTGCCCGACCCGCGCTTCATCTATGCAAACAGGACTGCGCAGAACTGCTTCGAATATAGCTGGGACGAATTCATCTTGCTGCCGTCGCGACTTTCGGCCGAGCAGCCTGATCGCGCCGAACGCCAGCGGCTGCTCGATGCCGTCACGCGCGATGGTTTCGTCGACAACGGACGCGGCCTCAGGGTCGCGAAATCGCGCCGCCGTTTCTGGGTCGACAACTTCACTGTCTGGCAACTCATCGATGAAGCGGGCAAGCTGTTGGGCCAGGCTGCGATATTCTCTTCGTGGCGAGACGAGTAG
- a CDS encoding patatin-like phospholipase family protein, whose translation MSEDEHAPSNAVFSGSDEPEKPAERFKLGLCLSGGGYRAMLFHAGSLARLNEAGLLAKLDMISSVSGGSIASGLLAYVWPRLVFQNDVAVNFRTEYVDRILAFSQVFADGPSFLKGVFNPFSSAAEEAAKLYERHLFDGKSPTLRDLPRSPWFVFCSSNLSTGSLFRMSNRYIADYRIGVSFHPALSLATAVAASAAFPPVLSPLRLELSQFPWKREKLDDTVGDPVAPERAILSDGGVYDNHGIEPALKRCECLLVSDAGAPWRTSTRGYWNYLSQLNRVVDTMDNQVRSLRRRDLIGGFKAAKRAETLGLDDFSKSALRARTRGVYWSIDSKDAELKPYASYTLPESSVVPSEIGTYLHFLGARETEHLTNWGHYVCDAMLNRFYPAPLAPSSGPPLSAGAVKPSWGARASKRLFDILPF comes from the coding sequence ATGTCGGAAGATGAGCATGCCCCATCGAATGCTGTCTTTTCGGGATCCGATGAGCCCGAGAAGCCCGCTGAGCGCTTTAAACTCGGCCTCTGCCTTTCGGGCGGCGGCTATCGGGCCATGCTTTTCCATGCGGGATCGCTCGCGAGGCTCAACGAGGCTGGTCTTCTGGCGAAGCTCGATATGATTTCATCTGTCTCTGGCGGATCTATCGCATCTGGTCTGTTGGCCTATGTGTGGCCACGGCTGGTGTTCCAAAACGACGTCGCCGTCAACTTCAGGACGGAATACGTGGATCGCATTCTCGCCTTCAGCCAGGTGTTTGCGGATGGACCGAGCTTCCTGAAAGGGGTGTTCAATCCGTTCTCGAGCGCGGCCGAGGAAGCCGCCAAACTCTATGAGCGACATCTATTCGATGGAAAGTCGCCAACCCTCAGAGATCTTCCACGCTCGCCCTGGTTCGTATTTTGTTCCAGCAATCTCAGCACTGGTTCGCTCTTCCGAATGTCGAACCGCTATATCGCGGATTACCGGATCGGGGTGTCGTTTCATCCCGCACTTTCGCTCGCGACCGCGGTTGCCGCTTCGGCGGCGTTCCCTCCCGTGCTGTCGCCGCTGCGATTGGAGCTGTCGCAGTTCCCCTGGAAAAGAGAAAAGCTCGATGACACCGTTGGCGATCCCGTTGCGCCGGAAAGGGCCATATTGAGCGACGGCGGCGTTTACGACAATCACGGCATCGAGCCGGCGCTGAAACGCTGCGAATGCCTGCTCGTCAGCGACGCCGGCGCGCCTTGGCGGACGTCCACCCGCGGATACTGGAACTATCTCTCCCAGCTCAACCGGGTGGTCGATACGATGGACAATCAGGTGCGGTCGTTAAGGCGGCGAGACCTGATCGGCGGCTTCAAGGCTGCAAAACGAGCCGAGACCCTCGGTCTCGACGATTTCTCGAAATCGGCTCTGCGCGCAAGAACGCGCGGCGTCTATTGGTCGATCGACAGCAAGGATGCCGAGCTCAAGCCATATGCCTCTTACACGCTGCCGGAGTCATCGGTCGTTCCCTCCGAGATCGGCACCTACCTTCATTTCCTCGGAGCGAGAGAAACGGAGCATCTGACGAACTGGGGGCACTACGTGTGCGATGCGATGCTCAACCGGTTCTATCCAGCACCCCTGGCCCCCTCGTCCGGACCGCCGTTGTCCGCCGGGGCCGTGAAGCCGTCTTGGGGGGCGAGGGCGAGCAAGCGCCTGTTCGACATTCTGCCCTTTTAA
- a CDS encoding SixA phosphatase family protein: MTLNPMPKHRLILLRHAKSAWPDGVPDRERPLADRGRKAAPVIGTYMAREKLIPDLALVSPARRAQETWNLIRRAFSKKVSEHETADIYEVSAERILDVIRAVEPDIRTLLIVGHNPGMANAASLIVADGDADAVGRMREKFPTAGLAAIDLDLDGWDEIAPGTGYLERFVTPRSLG, encoded by the coding sequence ATGACGCTCAACCCCATGCCGAAACACCGCCTCATCCTTCTGCGCCACGCCAAATCCGCCTGGCCCGACGGTGTGCCCGACCGTGAACGGCCATTGGCGGATCGCGGGCGCAAGGCAGCACCCGTCATCGGCACCTATATGGCGCGCGAAAAGCTGATCCCCGATCTTGCCCTCGTCTCGCCGGCCCGCCGGGCGCAGGAAACCTGGAACCTCATCCGCCGGGCCTTTTCGAAAAAGGTCTCGGAACACGAGACGGCTGATATCTACGAGGTGTCGGCCGAGCGGATCCTCGATGTGATCCGCGCCGTCGAACCTGATATCCGCACGCTGCTCATCGTTGGCCACAATCCCGGCATGGCGAATGCGGCCTCGCTTATCGTGGCGGACGGCGATGCCGATGCCGTGGGACGCATGCGGGAAAAGTTCCCGACGGCGGGACTTGCTGCCATCGATCTCGATCTCGACGGATGGGACGAGATTGCGCCGGGCACCGGTTATCTCGAGCGGTTCGTAACCCCGCGATCCTTGGGATAA
- a CDS encoding YqaA family protein has product MINLASYFGLFAAALGAATILPMQSEPVLVGLLLTGKFSVPALLAIASVGNTLGSVVNWFLGRGIERFRDRRWFPVGEEALERSSRWYRKYGKWTLLLSWMPIFGDALTVVAGVLREPLLPFTILVFVAKTGRYVVLTLATLQFLG; this is encoded by the coding sequence ATGATCAATCTCGCATCCTACTTCGGCCTTTTTGCAGCCGCGCTCGGTGCGGCGACGATCCTGCCGATGCAGTCGGAGCCGGTGCTGGTGGGTCTTCTTCTCACAGGAAAGTTCTCCGTTCCGGCTCTGCTCGCCATCGCCAGCGTCGGCAACACGCTTGGAAGCGTCGTCAACTGGTTCTTGGGCCGCGGCATCGAAAGGTTCCGGGACCGTCGCTGGTTTCCAGTCGGCGAGGAGGCGCTCGAACGTTCGTCCCGCTGGTACCGAAAGTATGGGAAATGGACGCTGCTCCTTTCCTGGATGCCGATATTTGGAGATGCTCTCACGGTTGTCGCCGGAGTGCTCAGGGAGCCGCTGCTTCCGTTCACTATCCTCGTGTTCGTCGCCAAGACGGGCCGCTACGTCGTGCTGACGCTGGCCACGCTACAGTTCCTGGGCTGA
- a CDS encoding cytochrome b, with amino-acid sequence MKGGYSLAQIGLHWLVALLVPVQYLTGGSIERTHHAVHMGMTPSYWDVVQHHLHNYAGIAIGLLMGLRLVLRVVQPPQTNQPSTWAGRAATMLHYAFYAAIIGQACTGFLASYFWFRIAPYHVVGSKIILAMVALHFAAAAWHTLVARDETVDRIVFPRRKRSAQEL; translated from the coding sequence ATGAAAGGCGGCTATTCGCTGGCCCAGATAGGACTTCACTGGCTGGTCGCCCTCCTGGTGCCGGTCCAGTATCTGACGGGCGGCAGCATCGAGAGAACCCACCACGCTGTCCACATGGGCATGACACCCTCGTACTGGGACGTCGTCCAGCACCACCTCCACAACTACGCAGGAATTGCGATCGGCCTGCTGATGGGTCTGCGGCTGGTTCTTCGTGTCGTGCAGCCACCTCAGACCAACCAACCCAGCACCTGGGCAGGGCGGGCGGCAACGATGCTGCACTACGCCTTCTACGCCGCGATCATCGGGCAGGCCTGCACGGGATTCCTCGCGAGCTACTTCTGGTTCCGGATCGCCCCTTATCACGTTGTCGGATCGAAGATCATATTGGCTATGGTCGCGCTGCACTTCGCCGCTGCCGCCTGGCACACGCTCGTCGCCCGCGACGAGACGGTGGATCGGATCGTCTTTCCGCGCCGGAAGCGGTCAGCCCAGGAACTGTAG
- the copM gene encoding CopM family metallochaperone, with the protein MNTLATLAFSAAVATVSFAILPPAASAQSAMAYPEKCKTEGMKTDMSKNDMSTGGMPMGEMTDYQKASMDGMKDMHMNMMQGMMKKDADVSFVCGMIAHHMGAISMSEVELKYGDNEGARQMAQKIIDAQKKEIEEMSKWVDKEAK; encoded by the coding sequence ATGAACACCCTCGCCACTCTCGCTTTTTCCGCGGCTGTCGCCACTGTCTCGTTCGCAATCCTACCGCCTGCCGCTTCTGCCCAGTCGGCGATGGCCTATCCTGAGAAATGCAAGACCGAAGGCATGAAGACGGACATGTCGAAGAACGACATGTCGACGGGAGGCATGCCTATGGGCGAAATGACCGACTACCAGAAGGCGTCGATGGACGGCATGAAGGACATGCACATGAACATGATGCAAGGAATGATGAAGAAGGACGCCGACGTCTCCTTCGTCTGCGGCATGATCGCCCACCACATGGGTGCGATCAGCATGTCGGAAGTTGAACTCAAATACGGCGACAACGAAGGTGCCAGGCAGATGGCCCAGAAGATCATCGATGCCCAGAAGAAGGAGATCGAAGAGATGTCCAAATGGGTGGACAAGGAAGCAAAGTAG
- a CDS encoding four-helix bundle copper-binding protein → MHHISTEMKACIDNCLACYSECLSMAMGHCLELGGDHTKPPHFKLMMACAEICRTSAHFMLIGSDHHKHVCRECAEICAQCAEDCERIGDMQSCVEACRRCAESCSKMAA, encoded by the coding sequence ATGCATCACATATCGACCGAGATGAAGGCCTGCATCGACAATTGCCTGGCCTGCTACAGCGAATGCCTGTCGATGGCCATGGGCCATTGCCTGGAACTCGGCGGAGACCACACGAAACCCCCGCACTTCAAGCTGATGATGGCCTGCGCGGAGATCTGCCGGACCTCTGCGCATTTCATGCTGATCGGCTCGGATCACCACAAGCATGTCTGCCGGGAATGCGCCGAAATCTGCGCCCAATGCGCCGAGGACTGCGAGCGGATCGGCGACATGCAGAGCTGCGTCGAGGCCTGCCGCCGTTGTGCCGAGAGCTGCAGCAAGATGGCGGCGTGA
- a CDS encoding cytochrome c — protein MRQTDYVIKCGLVALMGAVLTAVATLAAEDVVALRQADMKAMAAAAKTISGMFKDPSSYSAAEFRWAAGTIRDKAGSVLSGHFTSEAASPQSKARPNILDERDRFDRIANDLRDYAVALDAAAEKNPGPMPASMRMKPGEAMGGGPLGTQVRGEQELSAMPAEHAFHLMLQTCTTCHAKFRME, from the coding sequence ATGAGACAGACCGATTACGTGATCAAGTGTGGACTGGTTGCCTTGATGGGCGCGGTCTTGACAGCGGTGGCGACGCTTGCCGCCGAGGACGTCGTCGCGCTTCGGCAGGCGGACATGAAGGCTATGGCGGCGGCTGCGAAGACGATCTCGGGCATGTTTAAGGATCCCTCGAGCTACAGCGCTGCCGAGTTCAGGTGGGCCGCCGGCACCATCCGTGACAAAGCAGGGAGTGTCCTCTCCGGACACTTCACATCCGAGGCCGCCAGCCCGCAATCGAAGGCCCGTCCGAACATCCTCGATGAGCGGGATCGGTTCGATCGCATTGCGAACGACCTGCGCGACTACGCTGTCGCATTGGACGCCGCCGCGGAGAAAAATCCCGGACCGATGCCTGCCAGCATGCGTATGAAACCTGGAGAAGCCATGGGTGGCGGCCCGCTCGGTACCCAGGTCCGCGGTGAGCAGGAGCTCTCGGCGATGCCCGCGGAACACGCCTTCCACCTCATGCTCCAGACCTGTACGACCTGCCATGCCAAATTCAGGATGGAATGA
- the cueR gene encoding Cu(I)-responsive transcriptional regulator produces the protein MNIGEAAKVSGVSAKMIRYYEQIKLITPAHRTESSYRTYGENDIHTLRFIRRARDLGFSIEQMKTLLALWRDRSRASADVKSIAREHIEELERKAAAIHAMTATLKHLVKHCHGDERPDCPIIDEFANMGNEAPSPAINTRFGLTGLKTEHGGR, from the coding sequence ATGAACATCGGAGAAGCAGCAAAGGTCAGCGGCGTGTCGGCCAAGATGATCCGGTACTACGAGCAGATAAAGCTGATCACGCCCGCGCATCGCACGGAGTCCAGCTACCGAACCTACGGCGAGAACGATATCCACACCCTGCGGTTCATACGCAGAGCCCGGGACCTGGGCTTCTCCATCGAACAGATGAAGACGCTGCTGGCCCTCTGGCGGGATAGGTCGAGAGCGAGCGCCGACGTGAAGAGCATCGCCCGCGAGCACATCGAGGAACTCGAGCGCAAGGCGGCGGCGATCCACGCAATGACGGCCACGCTCAAGCATCTCGTCAAGCACTGCCACGGCGACGAGCGGCCCGACTGCCCGATCATCGACGAGTTCGCCAATATGGGCAATGAAGCGCCATCGCCCGCGATCAACACCCGCTTCGGGCTCACAGGGCTGAAGACGGAACACGGCGGGCGGTAG
- a CDS encoding heavy metal translocating P-type ATPase: MTAISKIEKSTALPILTEFGIEGMSCASCVARVERAIKAVQGVDAASVNLATERATVTFKDTVNAAAVLQAIESAGYEARIETLEMLVEGMTCASCVSRVERAMKAVPGVVDVNLATEKATVRYAAGAASVRALEDAVRTAGYEPKSEGQTHKPAAADRRNIEMRSLAVRLGVSAILTLPLFAIEMGSHFIPGVHEFVMDTFGMRESLYLQFALATIVLFGPGLAFFRKGVPSLLRLAPDMNSLVVLGTSAAWAYSAVATFIPVALPVGTVNVYYEAAAVIVTLILLGRYLEARAKGKTSQAIRRLLGLQAKTAFVERSGNFVEVEIDEVVVGDVIRIRPGEKVPVDGAVVSGDSYVDEAMITGEPVPVSKSVGSEVVGGTINKTGSFTFRATKVGADTVLAQIVRMVEAAQGSKLPIQALVDRVTGWFVPAVIVAALLTFSAWMVLGPSPALSFALVNAVAVLIIACPCAMGLATPTSIMVGTGRAAELGILFRKGEALQSLREARVVALDKTGTLTKGRPELTDFRVAEGFLREEVLAWVASLEALSEHPIAEAIVKAAEAEGLALGGVEGFEASPGYGVNGSVAGRSLLVGADRALVREGVSVEGFAPLAEELSSKGRSPLYVAVDGRLAAIVAVSDPVKETTPEAIRSLHALGLEVAMITGDNRRTAEAVAAQLGIDRVIAEVRPDGKVEAVKRLREGGKVAFVGDGINDAPALTEADVGLAVGTGTDIAIESADVVLMSGDLTSVVRAVELSHATIRNIKQNLFWAFVYNASLVPVAAGILYPVNGTLLSPIFAAGAMAISSVFVLGNALRLRRIQL, encoded by the coding sequence ATGACTGCCATATCCAAGATCGAAAAATCGACAGCGTTGCCAATTCTGACCGAGTTCGGAATTGAGGGCATGTCGTGCGCGTCGTGCGTGGCCAGAGTGGAACGGGCGATCAAGGCCGTTCAAGGCGTCGACGCGGCGTCAGTGAACCTCGCGACTGAACGTGCGACGGTGACATTCAAGGACACGGTGAACGCGGCCGCTGTCCTGCAAGCCATCGAAAGCGCAGGTTACGAAGCCCGAATCGAGACCCTGGAGATGCTTGTCGAAGGCATGACCTGCGCCTCCTGTGTCTCCCGGGTCGAGCGCGCTATGAAAGCCGTTCCTGGCGTGGTCGACGTCAATCTGGCGACCGAGAAGGCGACCGTCCGCTACGCGGCGGGTGCGGCGTCCGTGCGCGCATTGGAGGACGCGGTCCGCACGGCTGGATATGAGCCGAAATCCGAAGGCCAGACGCATAAGCCCGCGGCCGCAGACCGCCGCAATATCGAGATGCGCTCGCTCGCAGTCCGACTTGGTGTATCCGCCATTCTCACTCTGCCGCTGTTCGCGATCGAGATGGGCTCGCACTTCATACCGGGCGTCCACGAGTTCGTCATGGACACCTTCGGGATGCGGGAGAGCCTCTACCTGCAATTCGCGCTCGCGACCATCGTCCTGTTCGGGCCCGGTCTGGCGTTCTTCCGGAAGGGCGTTCCCAGCCTCCTCCGACTGGCTCCCGACATGAACTCGCTGGTGGTGCTCGGGACCTCCGCGGCCTGGGCATATTCCGCCGTAGCGACATTCATCCCGGTCGCCCTGCCTGTAGGAACTGTGAACGTCTATTACGAGGCGGCGGCCGTCATCGTGACCCTCATACTGCTCGGCCGCTACCTCGAAGCCCGCGCGAAGGGAAAGACGAGCCAGGCGATCAGGCGGCTGCTCGGCCTGCAGGCCAAGACCGCCTTCGTGGAGCGGTCCGGGAACTTCGTGGAAGTCGAGATCGACGAGGTCGTGGTCGGGGACGTGATCCGCATCCGACCCGGAGAGAAGGTTCCGGTGGACGGTGCGGTGGTCTCTGGTGATTCCTACGTCGACGAGGCCATGATCACCGGCGAGCCCGTCCCTGTCTCGAAATCCGTTGGAAGCGAGGTGGTCGGCGGCACGATCAACAAGACGGGCTCGTTCACGTTTCGCGCGACGAAGGTCGGGGCCGATACCGTGCTCGCGCAGATCGTCCGGATGGTCGAGGCCGCGCAAGGATCCAAGCTGCCGATCCAGGCCCTGGTGGACAGGGTGACAGGCTGGTTCGTTCCCGCCGTCATCGTCGCCGCGCTGCTGACTTTCAGCGCCTGGATGGTCCTCGGCCCCTCCCCGGCGCTGAGCTTCGCACTGGTGAACGCCGTCGCCGTCCTGATCATCGCCTGCCCGTGCGCGATGGGCCTTGCGACGCCGACGTCGATCATGGTCGGTACGGGCCGTGCGGCCGAGCTGGGAATTCTGTTCCGCAAGGGCGAAGCGCTGCAGAGCCTCCGCGAGGCCCGCGTCGTCGCCCTGGACAAGACCGGAACGCTGACGAAGGGCAGGCCGGAGCTAACCGACTTCAGGGTCGCCGAAGGCTTCCTGCGCGAGGAGGTCCTCGCCTGGGTTGCAAGCCTCGAGGCGCTGTCGGAGCATCCGATCGCCGAAGCCATCGTGAAGGCTGCCGAGGCAGAGGGACTGGCGCTCGGCGGCGTGGAAGGATTCGAGGCGTCTCCGGGATATGGTGTGAACGGATCCGTAGCCGGCCGGTCGCTGCTCGTCGGCGCGGATCGGGCGCTGGTTCGCGAGGGCGTATCCGTGGAAGGATTCGCCCCGCTCGCCGAAGAACTCTCGAGCAAGGGTAGATCTCCGCTCTATGTCGCCGTGGACGGCAGGCTTGCGGCGATCGTCGCCGTGTCGGACCCCGTCAAGGAGACGACGCCCGAGGCGATCAGGTCCCTGCATGCCCTTGGCCTTGAAGTGGCGATGATCACGGGAGACAACCGTCGCACCGCGGAGGCTGTCGCCGCCCAGCTTGGCATCGACCGGGTGATCGCGGAGGTGCGGCCGGACGGCAAGGTTGAGGCCGTCAAGCGGCTGCGCGAAGGCGGCAAGGTCGCCTTTGTCGGCGACGGCATCAACGACGCCCCGGCCCTGACGGAAGCGGACGTAGGACTTGCCGTCGGCACAGGCACCGACATCGCCATTGAGAGCGCCGACGTCGTGCTGATGTCCGGAGACCTCACTAGCGTCGTCAGGGCCGTCGAGCTGAGCCACGCGACTATCCGGAACATCAAGCAAAATCTGTTCTGGGCGTTCGTGTACAACGCCAGCCTGGTGCCAGTTGCGGCCGGCATTCTCTACCCGGTCAACGGCACCCTGCTTTCGCCAATCTTCGCCGCCGGCGCTATGGCCATATCGAGCGTATTCGTCCTCGGTAATGCCCTCCGCCTTCGCCGAATCCAACTTTGA